From Pontibacter actiniarum, a single genomic window includes:
- a CDS encoding SufE family protein, protein MTINARQDEIVEEFELFDDWMDKYEYIIQLGKELPLIDAKYKTDENLIKGCQSKVWLHTEMRDGLLHFSADSDALITKGLVSMVIQVLSGQKPKDIADAEIYFIDKIGLQSHLSPTRSNGLLSMLKQMKLYAVAYQAKSLQQ, encoded by the coding sequence ATGACGATAAACGCGCGACAAGACGAGATTGTAGAAGAGTTTGAGCTGTTCGACGACTGGATGGACAAGTATGAGTACATCATCCAGCTGGGGAAAGAGCTGCCCCTGATCGATGCCAAGTATAAAACGGATGAAAACCTGATCAAAGGCTGCCAGTCCAAAGTATGGCTGCATACGGAAATGCGGGACGGGCTGCTGCACTTCAGCGCCGACAGCGATGCGCTGATCACCAAGGGCCTGGTGAGCATGGTGATACAGGTGCTAAGCGGGCAAAAGCCAAAGGATATCGCGGATGCCGAGATCTACTTCATCGATAAGATCGGTCTGCAGAGCCACCTCTCCCCCACCCGCTCCAACGGCTTGCTGTCCATGCTGAAGCAGATGAAACTTTACGCGGTGGCCTATCAGGCGAAATCCCTTCAACAATAA
- the sufC gene encoding Fe-S cluster assembly ATPase SufC, translated as MLSIKNLHADVEGKKILKGINLEIKPGEVHAIMGPNGSGKSTLSAVLAGRENYNVTAGEVLFEGKDLLEMAPEIRAREGLFLAFQYPIEIPGVSNINFLRTALNEIRDYKGLPPMEAKEFLRLTKEKQKLVEFDAKLINRSLNEGFSGGEKKRNEILQLAMLEPKLSILDETDSGLDIDALRIVSNGVNKLRSQHNAFAIITHYQRLLEYIVPDFVHVLYDGRIVKSGTKELALELEEKGYDWLKESYPETENAQS; from the coding sequence ATGCTAAGTATAAAAAATCTGCACGCCGATGTAGAGGGCAAAAAGATTCTGAAAGGTATAAACCTGGAGATTAAACCGGGTGAAGTACACGCGATCATGGGCCCCAACGGCTCCGGCAAGAGCACATTGTCGGCTGTTTTGGCTGGCCGCGAGAACTATAACGTAACAGCGGGCGAGGTACTGTTCGAAGGCAAGGACCTGCTGGAGATGGCACCGGAAATACGCGCCCGCGAAGGCCTGTTTCTGGCCTTCCAGTACCCGATAGAAATCCCCGGCGTATCCAACATCAATTTTCTGCGCACGGCCCTGAACGAGATAAGGGACTACAAAGGCCTGCCGCCGATGGAGGCGAAGGAGTTTCTGCGCCTGACGAAGGAGAAGCAGAAACTGGTGGAGTTTGACGCCAAGCTCATTAACCGCTCCCTGAACGAAGGCTTTTCGGGTGGCGAGAAGAAGCGCAACGAAATCCTGCAGCTGGCCATGCTGGAGCCCAAGCTCTCCATCCTCGACGAAACCGACTCCGGGCTCGACATTGACGCGCTGCGTATCGTGTCGAACGGCGTAAACAAGCTGCGCAGCCAGCACAATGCCTTTGCCATCATAACGCACTACCAGCGCCTGCTCGAGTACATCGTGCCGGATTTTGTGCACGTGCTCTACGACGGCCGCATTGTGAAGTCGGGCACTAAAGAACTGGCCCTCGAGCTGGAAGAGAAAGGCTACGACTGGCTCAAAGAATCTTATCCTGAAACTGAAAACGCACAATCATAA
- a CDS encoding pseudouridine synthase: MHRHFIIHKPFGYLSQFVCDKKKKKLLGELHDFPEGTMAIGRLDEGSEGLLLLTTDGKMSEYVRSKTVEKEYYAQVDGLLTEEALRKLQQGVTITVEGTPYTTKPCAAFKLDPAPDFPERSRRIRDDRHGPTSWVSITLTEGKNRQVRKMTAAVGFPTLRLIRVRVGNFHLRQLPSGAVEEVNDFAMGEFVPEGAQHP; the protein is encoded by the coding sequence ATGCACCGACATTTTATCATTCATAAACCGTTTGGCTACCTGAGCCAGTTTGTTTGCGATAAGAAGAAAAAGAAGCTGCTCGGCGAGCTGCACGACTTCCCGGAGGGCACCATGGCCATTGGGCGTTTGGATGAAGGCAGCGAAGGGCTGCTGCTGCTGACCACCGACGGCAAAATGAGCGAATACGTCCGCAGCAAGACGGTAGAGAAAGAATACTATGCCCAGGTAGACGGGCTGCTAACCGAGGAGGCACTGCGGAAGCTGCAACAGGGGGTAACCATTACTGTAGAGGGCACCCCCTACACCACGAAACCTTGCGCGGCTTTTAAGCTTGATCCGGCCCCGGACTTCCCGGAGCGGAGCCGCAGAATACGGGACGACCGCCACGGCCCAACCAGCTGGGTTTCCATTACACTTACAGAAGGCAAGAACCGTCAGGTCCGGAAGATGACGGCAGCCGTTGGGTTTCCAACGCTGCGGCTGATCAGGGTACGCGTGGGAAACTTTCACCTTCGGCAATTGCCATCAGGCGCAGTAGAAGAGGTAAATGATTTCGCGATGGGTGAGTTTGTACCTGAGGGGGCACAGCATCCCTAA
- the sufD gene encoding Fe-S cluster assembly protein SufD, giving the protein MANQVSIPLYQELLDEFGGKFAVDQQAEPDLLLQLRQKAFNSFEREGFPTTKVEDWKYTNVVPFLKEGYALDVRAAGAAMAHAAGKATIEGLDCYTLVLLNGQLQTPLAQEALPPFLTVRPMAEAKQDPATLQYFGKIADTAQHHFAALNTALFSDGLFIEIKANAQLDKPLHIIHTYSALENLFVQPRHLVVAHRSASLSLVESVVSEGSAAKVFVNSLSEVVVEENAHLTHYMLQTAEAGLRHLQHTEVSQKRDSVYTNYTFSLPAAELLRNNLHVNLDDEHTESHLYGLYLGSDHQLVDNHTFMNHRLAHCNSNEIYKGVLLDKAVGVFNGKVYVHQDAQKTNAFQQNNNLLLSPKAVINSKPQLEIYADDVKCSHGSTIGQLSQEAMFYLQSRGISEDTARAMLVTAFAFDVTEKINLPELETHLNKLINQHIPAKQELLNV; this is encoded by the coding sequence ATGGCAAACCAGGTATCCATACCTTTGTATCAGGAACTGCTGGATGAGTTTGGCGGGAAGTTCGCCGTAGACCAACAGGCAGAACCCGATCTGCTACTGCAACTAAGGCAGAAAGCCTTCAACAGCTTTGAAAGAGAAGGCTTTCCGACCACCAAAGTGGAAGACTGGAAGTATACCAACGTCGTCCCTTTTCTTAAAGAAGGCTATGCACTGGACGTAAGAGCAGCCGGCGCTGCCATGGCACACGCAGCAGGCAAGGCTACGATTGAAGGCCTGGACTGCTACACACTGGTGCTCCTGAACGGGCAGCTGCAAACGCCCCTTGCCCAGGAGGCGCTCCCTCCCTTCCTGACGGTGCGCCCTATGGCTGAGGCCAAGCAGGACCCGGCAACGCTGCAGTACTTCGGTAAGATAGCAGACACGGCGCAGCACCACTTTGCCGCTCTGAACACGGCACTCTTTTCTGACGGCCTTTTTATTGAGATCAAGGCAAACGCACAGTTGGATAAGCCGCTGCACATTATTCATACCTATTCGGCCCTCGAAAACCTGTTTGTGCAGCCAAGGCACCTGGTTGTGGCGCACCGCAGCGCCTCGCTTAGCCTTGTCGAATCGGTTGTGTCTGAAGGCAGTGCCGCCAAGGTTTTCGTCAATAGCCTCTCAGAGGTAGTGGTGGAAGAGAATGCCCACCTTACCCATTACATGCTGCAAACGGCAGAAGCGGGGCTGCGCCACCTACAGCACACGGAGGTCAGCCAAAAGCGCGACAGCGTGTACACCAACTATACCTTCTCGCTTCCGGCGGCCGAGCTGCTGCGCAATAACCTGCATGTAAACCTGGACGATGAGCACACCGAGAGCCACCTCTACGGCCTGTACTTAGGCAGCGATCACCAGCTCGTGGACAACCATACGTTTATGAACCACCGCCTGGCGCACTGCAACAGCAACGAGATTTACAAAGGCGTACTGCTGGACAAGGCGGTGGGCGTATTTAACGGGAAAGTGTACGTGCACCAGGATGCGCAAAAAACAAATGCCTTTCAGCAGAACAACAACCTGCTGCTCAGCCCCAAGGCCGTCATCAACTCCAAGCCGCAGCTGGAGATCTATGCCGATGACGTAAAATGCAGCCACGGCTCCACCATCGGGCAGCTGAGCCAGGAGGCCATGTTCTACCTGCAGTCGCGGGGCATAAGCGAAGATACGGCCAGAGCCATGCTCGTAACGGCGTTCGCCTTTGATGTCACCGAGAAGATCAACCTGCCGGAGCTGGAGACACACCTGAATAAACTCATCAACCAGCATATACCTGCCAAGCAGGAGCTGCTAAATGTATAA
- a CDS encoding PQQ-dependent sugar dehydrogenase — protein MKTTGTTQLSRLLRGVTGVLALMLLAECAFGQKSTVQTEAGTVKVETLAKDLTHPWGMAFLPDKRLLVTERTGKLRILDTNNKLSEPLAGTPRVFDKGQGGLLDVALDPNFQQNQLVYLSFAEPGESNTASTALGRGKLVGNEIQDFEVIFRQEPKVEGPNHFGGRIVFTPEGQVLLTLGERFKFEPAQNLSNHLGAIVRINQDGTVPQDNPFVGQANAEDAIWSYGHRNIESAAIDPKTNKLWVAEMGPLGGDEFNQPAAGKNYGWPVVSWGKNYDGTDIPDPPTHPAFADAVIQWTPTISPSGMVFYTGAMFPAWQGSTLIGGLTSSGIVRVQVNGEQAEEVERIPLATRVRDVEQAPDGSVYVLTDQPDGKILRLSPLK, from the coding sequence ATGAAAACAACAGGAACAACACAGCTGTCACGCTTGCTCCGCGGCGTAACAGGAGTGCTGGCGCTTATGCTGCTAGCCGAATGTGCTTTCGGGCAAAAATCGACGGTGCAAACCGAGGCTGGCACTGTAAAGGTAGAAACCCTGGCAAAAGACCTTACCCACCCCTGGGGCATGGCCTTTCTGCCGGATAAGCGGCTATTGGTGACAGAGCGTACGGGAAAACTAAGGATACTTGACACCAACAACAAGCTATCGGAACCACTTGCGGGCACCCCGCGCGTGTTCGACAAAGGACAGGGCGGACTTCTGGACGTCGCGCTGGACCCGAACTTCCAGCAGAACCAGTTGGTGTACCTTTCATTTGCAGAGCCGGGAGAAAGCAACACCGCCTCTACGGCGCTTGGCCGGGGCAAACTGGTCGGCAACGAGATTCAGGACTTTGAGGTGATTTTTCGGCAGGAGCCTAAGGTAGAAGGCCCCAACCACTTCGGGGGCCGCATCGTGTTCACCCCGGAGGGGCAGGTGCTGCTAACCCTGGGCGAGCGGTTTAAGTTTGAGCCCGCCCAAAACCTGTCTAACCACCTGGGTGCGATTGTGCGCATTAACCAGGATGGGACAGTGCCGCAGGATAATCCTTTTGTGGGGCAGGCGAATGCTGAGGACGCAATCTGGTCTTACGGCCACCGCAACATCGAGAGCGCAGCCATAGACCCCAAAACTAACAAGCTCTGGGTCGCCGAAATGGGCCCTCTGGGCGGCGACGAGTTCAACCAGCCCGCGGCCGGCAAAAACTACGGGTGGCCTGTGGTAAGCTGGGGCAAAAACTATGACGGCACCGATATTCCCGATCCGCCTACCCACCCAGCGTTTGCTGACGCCGTCATACAGTGGACGCCTACTATTTCCCCGTCCGGTATGGTTTTCTACACGGGCGCTATGTTTCCGGCGTGGCAGGGGAGTACCCTTATCGGGGGGCTAACAAGCAGCGGCATTGTGCGGGTGCAGGTAAACGGAGAGCAGGCAGAGGAAGTAGAACGCATCCCCTTGGCAACACGCGTGCGCGATGTTGAGCAGGCGCCGGACGGTTCAGTGTACGTGCTGACGGACCAGCCTGACGGAAAGATTCTGCGCCTGAGCCCCTTAAAGTAG
- a CDS encoding Do family serine endopeptidase: MKTKQLFAGLTLSAILGGGVAVGGYRLMESDTLDYLQAKVGTPEVRYTSEMRSSTPIVPEGLNFMKASEAATPAVVHIMTEYNGASASSRGGSQMDPRLRDFFGDSFGERQQPRGPQKASGSGVIIATNGYIVTNNHVIDKADKIEVVFNDKRRLTATLVGTDPTTDIALLKVEADGLPTVRYGNSDDLQVGEWVLAVGNPMNLTSTVTAGIVSAKGRSIDILRSNNPSQQYSVESFIQTDAAVNPGNSGGALVNLNGDLVGINTAIASQTGSFTGYSFAVPSSIVSKVVDDLMKYGEVQRALLGARIQEIDAAFAKENNIRTLNGVYIAGVAEGSGAQEAGLREGDVVTAVNGVPVAKSSQLLEQVARYRPGDKVKVSYLRDNDAKTANVTLKNLNNGTEVVRHSKASSVTFGGATFEPVSKQEMSKLGIAGGAKVSGVAKSAFRNTGIKDGFIITRVDRYEVKTPADAERYLRNLNDDVVYLEGVYPDGLKAYYPVGRE; this comes from the coding sequence ATGAAGACTAAACAGTTATTTGCTGGCTTAACGCTTTCGGCTATTTTGGGTGGAGGCGTAGCTGTGGGAGGGTACAGGTTAATGGAAAGTGATACCTTAGACTACCTGCAGGCGAAAGTCGGCACCCCGGAGGTACGTTACACAAGCGAGATGCGCAGCAGCACCCCTATCGTACCGGAAGGGCTGAATTTTATGAAAGCCTCAGAAGCTGCCACCCCGGCTGTCGTGCACATCATGACGGAGTATAACGGTGCTTCTGCATCAAGTAGGGGCGGGAGCCAGATGGACCCACGCCTGCGCGACTTCTTTGGTGATTCGTTTGGAGAGCGGCAGCAGCCGCGCGGGCCGCAGAAAGCCTCGGGCTCCGGGGTGATTATTGCCACAAACGGGTATATCGTCACCAATAATCACGTAATTGACAAGGCGGATAAAATAGAGGTTGTTTTTAACGACAAGCGCAGACTCACGGCCACGCTGGTCGGCACAGACCCTACTACGGATATAGCCCTGCTGAAAGTGGAGGCAGACGGGCTGCCAACAGTGCGCTACGGAAACTCCGACGACCTGCAGGTGGGCGAGTGGGTATTGGCCGTAGGTAACCCCATGAACCTTACCTCAACCGTTACGGCTGGTATCGTGAGTGCCAAAGGCCGCAGCATCGATATTCTCCGTTCTAATAACCCAAGCCAGCAGTATAGCGTGGAGTCTTTTATCCAGACGGATGCGGCTGTTAACCCGGGCAACTCGGGTGGCGCACTGGTGAACTTGAACGGCGACCTAGTTGGCATTAATACGGCCATTGCCTCGCAGACGGGCTCCTTTACAGGCTATTCGTTTGCCGTGCCTTCTTCTATCGTGAGTAAGGTGGTTGACGACCTGATGAAGTACGGAGAAGTACAGCGTGCATTACTTGGTGCCCGTATCCAGGAGATAGACGCCGCTTTTGCCAAAGAAAATAATATCAGGACGCTGAACGGCGTGTACATTGCCGGTGTAGCCGAAGGCAGCGGGGCCCAGGAGGCCGGGTTGCGGGAAGGCGATGTTGTGACGGCTGTGAACGGTGTTCCGGTGGCCAAGTCTTCGCAGTTGCTGGAGCAGGTTGCCCGCTACCGCCCCGGCGATAAAGTTAAAGTGAGCTACCTGCGCGATAACGACGCAAAAACGGCGAATGTCACTTTAAAGAACCTGAATAACGGCACAGAAGTCGTGCGGCACAGTAAGGCTAGCTCCGTTACGTTTGGAGGTGCCACGTTTGAGCCCGTTAGCAAGCAGGAAATGAGCAAGCTGGGTATAGCTGGCGGTGCGAAAGTCTCTGGGGTAGCTAAAAGCGCCTTCCGCAATACAGGTATAAAAGATGGCTTTATCATTACGCGCGTAGACAGGTACGAGGTAAA
- the sufB gene encoding Fe-S cluster assembly protein SufB, with protein MAKTIDSNELINEIATKEYEYGFVTDIEMDVAPAGLNAEVIRFISEKKNEPEWLLQWRLKGYKAFLNEKMPSWQNFEMPAIDFQAISYYAAPKNKKKYESLDEVDPELLATFEKLGIPLNEQKVLAGVAVDAVFDSISVATTYKEKLKELGIIFCSIGEAVQEHPELVQKYLGSVVPHSDNIFAALNTAAFSDGSFVYIPKGVRCPMELSTYFRINTQGTGQFERTLIIADEGSYVSYLEGCTAPMRDENQLHAAVVELIALDNAEIKYSTVQNWYPGDKEGKGGIYNFVTKRGACRGVNSKISWTQVETGSAITWKYPSVILQGDNSSGEFYSVAVTGNRQIADTGTKMYHLGRNTKSRIISKGISAGRSNNSYRGLVHVGAKADNARNFTQCDSLLIGDRCGAHTFPYIETKNSTAMVEHEATTSKIGEDQIFYLNQRGIDSEKAVALIVNGYAKEVLNQLPMEFAVEAQKLLSITLEGSVG; from the coding sequence ATGGCAAAGACAATAGATAGTAACGAGTTAATCAACGAAATTGCCACCAAAGAGTACGAGTACGGCTTTGTGACGGACATTGAGATGGACGTTGCCCCAGCCGGTCTTAACGCGGAGGTGATTCGCTTTATCTCGGAGAAGAAGAACGAACCGGAGTGGCTATTGCAATGGCGGTTAAAGGGCTACAAAGCTTTTTTGAATGAAAAGATGCCCTCCTGGCAAAACTTTGAAATGCCAGCCATAGATTTCCAGGCTATTTCCTACTACGCAGCCCCTAAAAACAAGAAGAAGTACGAAAGCCTGGACGAGGTAGACCCGGAGCTGCTGGCCACGTTTGAGAAGCTGGGCATACCGCTCAACGAGCAGAAAGTACTGGCCGGTGTAGCCGTGGATGCCGTTTTCGATAGTATTTCGGTTGCCACTACTTACAAGGAGAAGCTCAAAGAACTGGGCATTATTTTCTGCTCCATCGGGGAGGCCGTACAGGAGCACCCGGAACTGGTGCAGAAGTACCTGGGCTCGGTCGTGCCGCACTCAGACAACATTTTTGCGGCCCTCAACACCGCTGCCTTCTCTGACGGCTCCTTCGTGTACATCCCCAAAGGGGTACGCTGCCCGATGGAGCTTTCGACGTACTTCAGGATAAACACCCAGGGAACGGGGCAGTTTGAGCGCACCCTTATTATCGCCGACGAGGGCAGCTACGTTAGCTACCTGGAGGGCTGTACCGCACCGATGCGCGATGAGAACCAGCTGCATGCCGCGGTAGTGGAACTGATTGCCCTGGATAACGCCGAGATAAAGTACTCCACGGTACAGAACTGGTACCCGGGCGATAAAGAGGGCAAAGGCGGTATTTACAACTTCGTGACCAAGCGGGGGGCCTGCCGCGGTGTCAACTCCAAAATCTCCTGGACACAGGTAGAGACCGGCTCTGCCATTACCTGGAAGTACCCCAGCGTGATCCTGCAGGGCGATAACTCCAGTGGTGAGTTTTACTCTGTGGCTGTAACCGGCAACAGGCAGATTGCCGACACCGGCACCAAAATGTATCACCTGGGCCGCAACACCAAGAGCCGTATTATTTCGAAAGGTATTTCGGCCGGCCGCAGCAATAACAGCTATCGCGGCCTGGTGCACGTAGGCGCCAAGGCAGACAATGCCCGGAACTTTACCCAGTGCGACTCGCTGTTGATCGGAGACAGGTGCGGGGCACATACCTTCCCGTACATCGAAACCAAGAACAGCACAGCCATGGTAGAGCACGAGGCGACCACCTCCAAGATCGGTGAGGACCAGATCTTCTACCTAAACCAACGGGGCATAGACTCTGAGAAGGCGGTGGCCCTGATCGTGAACGGCTATGCCAAGGAAGTGCTCAACCAGCTCCCGATGGAGTTTGCGGTGGAGGCACAGAAGCTATTATCAATCACGCTGGAAGGAAGCGTAGGTTAA
- a CDS encoding metal-sulfur cluster assembly factor gives MNASEIRDKVEDALRTVHDPEIPVNIYDLGLVYEIKVTEGSKVQVTMTLTAPACPVADDIMFEVQQKLEAIEGVEDAFVMLTFDPPWTRDMMSEEAKLELGFL, from the coding sequence ATGAACGCATCAGAGATCAGAGATAAAGTAGAAGACGCACTCCGGACCGTGCATGACCCGGAAATCCCGGTGAATATTTACGACCTGGGCTTGGTATATGAGATCAAAGTAACGGAAGGCAGCAAAGTACAGGTAACCATGACACTTACGGCACCTGCCTGCCCTGTAGCAGACGACATCATGTTTGAGGTACAGCAGAAACTGGAGGCTATTGAGGGGGTGGAAGACGCTTTTGTGATGCTCACCTTCGACCCGCCCTGGACGCGCGATATGATGAGCGAAGAAGCCAAACTGGAGCTGGGCTTTCTCTAG
- a CDS encoding HesB/IscA family protein: MITVSEKAKAYISNQLEKEQRSADTLIRVGVKSGGCSGLEYQLAFDTERREEDEVFESNGLTIVTDKMSLFYLLGTELDYSGGLNGKGLYFNNPNASRTCSCGESFAV; encoded by the coding sequence ATGATCACGGTATCCGAAAAAGCGAAAGCATACATCAGCAACCAGCTCGAAAAAGAACAGCGGAGTGCCGATACGCTCATACGTGTCGGTGTAAAGAGCGGCGGATGCTCCGGTCTGGAGTATCAGCTGGCATTCGACACTGAACGAAGGGAAGAAGATGAAGTATTTGAAAGCAATGGACTTACCATTGTAACCGATAAAATGAGCCTGTTTTACCTGCTAGGCACCGAGTTAGATTACTCGGGCGGCCTGAACGGGAAAGGGCTGTATTTCAATAATCCAAACGCATCCAGAACATGCAGTTGCGGAGAAAGTTTTGCAGTATAA
- a CDS encoding aminotransferase class V-fold PLP-dependent enzyme — protein sequence MPGNSTISTARKLDIAQLRSDFPILQTQVYGKPLVYLDNAATTQKPSAVIQAMNDYYTQYNSNIHRGVHYLSQKATAEYELVRKKVQGFINAEHLHEVIFTKGTTESINLVASCFGRKFLRPGNSIIVSAMEHHSNIVPWQMACEEHGAELRVAPMNEKGELLLEEFERMLDETVKLVSVTYVSNTLGTVNPVKEMIELAHGQGIPVLVDAAQAIQHMPVDVQELDADFLAFSGHKMYGPTGIGVLYGKEKWLQQIPPYQGGGDMIKTVTFEKTTYNDLPLKFEAGTPAIAEGIGLGAAIDYLQHLGMANIAETEAQLLAYTTEALQEVKGLRFIGEAESKAASISFLVGNTHPFDVGEILDKHGIAVRTGHHCTEPIMHYYGIPGTVRASLAFYNTTEEIDKLVAAIQKAAMLLS from the coding sequence ATGCCTGGAAACTCAACCATATCAACGGCCAGAAAACTGGATATTGCACAGCTGAGAAGTGATTTCCCGATCCTGCAGACACAGGTCTACGGAAAGCCGCTGGTGTACCTGGACAATGCCGCCACCACGCAAAAGCCCTCGGCCGTTATCCAGGCCATGAACGACTATTACACCCAGTACAACAGCAACATTCACCGGGGCGTGCATTACCTGAGCCAGAAAGCTACCGCCGAGTATGAGCTGGTGCGCAAGAAAGTACAAGGCTTTATCAATGCCGAGCACCTGCACGAGGTGATCTTTACCAAAGGCACCACCGAAAGCATTAACCTGGTGGCCAGCTGCTTTGGGCGTAAGTTCCTGAGGCCCGGCAACAGCATTATCGTCTCTGCCATGGAGCACCACTCCAACATCGTGCCTTGGCAAATGGCCTGCGAAGAACACGGAGCGGAGCTGCGGGTGGCACCGATGAATGAAAAGGGCGAACTGCTGCTGGAGGAGTTTGAGCGCATGCTGGACGAAACGGTCAAGCTGGTTTCCGTCACCTACGTATCCAACACCCTCGGCACGGTTAACCCTGTGAAGGAGATGATTGAGCTGGCCCATGGGCAGGGGATACCTGTGTTGGTGGATGCGGCGCAGGCGATACAGCACATGCCCGTAGATGTACAGGAGCTGGATGCCGACTTTCTGGCTTTCTCCGGCCATAAGATGTACGGCCCCACCGGGATCGGCGTGCTCTACGGTAAAGAAAAGTGGCTGCAGCAGATACCCCCGTACCAGGGCGGCGGCGACATGATCAAAACCGTGACCTTCGAGAAAACCACGTATAACGACCTGCCGTTGAAGTTTGAGGCCGGCACGCCAGCCATTGCCGAAGGCATCGGGCTGGGCGCTGCCATTGATTACCTGCAGCACCTGGGCATGGCGAACATTGCGGAAACGGAAGCGCAGCTGCTTGCCTACACCACAGAGGCGCTGCAGGAGGTAAAAGGGCTCCGGTTTATTGGGGAGGCTGAGAGCAAAGCGGCGTCCATCTCATTCCTGGTGGGCAACACGCACCCCTTCGATGTAGGTGAGATACTGGACAAGCACGGAATTGCCGTACGCACCGGCCACCACTGCACAGAGCCCATCATGCATTACTATGGCATACCGGGTACGGTACGGGCTTCGCTGGCGTTTTACAACACCACGGAGGAGATAGACAAACTGGTAGCGGCCATTCAGAAAGCCGCCATGCTTTTAAGTTGA
- a CDS encoding metallophosphoesterase: MKQTKINWILGTLAVGAAAVLLDSLILEKYFFKVKNFAIGPNTGDEELRIVLLTDLHFKDALLPQYSRLARKVNQLQPDLILITGDTLDSTGHTPPADAFFQLLDPNVKKVAIPGNNDYRAAPAIDDIRQVYERHNCDFLLNESKAYTLRGHRIMITGLDDLLEGDSNFTAAVQGVGREKHHLLLVHSPLQQEHAKRQLEKLNATRSPGEQLNIGYVFAGHTHGGQVRLPGFVPKLPPKSGGYVNGWYNDTPPYLYVSKGFGTSSLPLRFDARSEVILLRYQV; this comes from the coding sequence ATGAAACAAACGAAGATTAACTGGATTTTAGGAACCCTGGCTGTGGGCGCAGCTGCCGTGCTGCTGGACTCACTGATCCTGGAGAAGTACTTCTTTAAGGTAAAAAACTTTGCTATCGGGCCAAACACCGGCGATGAGGAGCTGCGGATCGTTCTGCTGACCGACCTGCACTTTAAGGACGCGCTGCTGCCCCAGTACAGCAGGCTGGCCCGGAAAGTAAACCAACTACAGCCAGACCTGATCCTTATCACCGGCGACACACTGGACTCCACCGGCCATACGCCTCCTGCAGACGCCTTTTTCCAACTGCTTGACCCAAACGTGAAAAAGGTGGCCATACCCGGCAACAACGACTACCGCGCTGCGCCTGCCATAGATGACATCCGGCAAGTATACGAAAGGCATAACTGCGATTTCCTGCTAAACGAATCGAAGGCATATACGCTACGGGGGCACAGGATAATGATTACGGGGCTGGATGACCTGCTGGAGGGAGACAGCAACTTTACGGCTGCCGTGCAGGGTGTAGGCCGGGAGAAGCATCACCTGCTGCTGGTGCACAGCCCCTTGCAGCAGGAGCATGCCAAAAGGCAGCTGGAAAAGCTAAATGCTACACGCAGCCCCGGAGAGCAGCTTAACATCGGCTACGTGTTTGCCGGCCATACCCACGGCGGGCAGGTCCGGCTGCCGGGCTTTGTGCCGAAGCTCCCCCCGAAGTCGGGGGGCTATGTAAACGGTTGGTACAACGATACCCCACCCTACCTGTACGTGTCCAAAGGCTTTGGCACTTCTTCCCTGCCGCTGCGCTTCGATGCCCGCTCCGAGGTTATCCTGCTCCGGTACCAGGTCTGA
- a CDS encoding OsmC family protein encodes MKRKATAVWEGTGKDGKGHLSTQSGILEQTQYSFKSRFEEGKGTNPEELIAAAHAGCFTMKLSFNLNEAGFTADRLDTNCVITLENGAITSSKLELKAQVPGIDEAKFNELVQDAEKNCPISKLLNTEISVNASLNK; translated from the coding sequence ATGAAAAGAAAAGCAACAGCCGTTTGGGAAGGCACAGGAAAAGACGGAAAAGGCCATTTATCAACTCAGAGTGGCATCCTGGAGCAAACGCAGTACTCGTTTAAATCCCGCTTTGAGGAGGGCAAAGGCACCAACCCGGAAGAGCTCATTGCTGCGGCACACGCGGGCTGCTTTACCATGAAGCTCAGCTTTAACCTAAACGAGGCAGGCTTTACCGCCGACCGACTGGATACCAATTGCGTTATTACGCTGGAGAACGGTGCCATCACCAGCTCAAAGCTGGAGCTTAAGGCACAGGTACCCGGAATTGACGAGGCCAAGTTTAACGAGCTGGTACAGGATGCAGAAAAGAACTGCCCTATCTCAAAGCTGCTTAATACAGAAATCTCCGTCAACGCTTCCCTTAATAAATAG